A stretch of the Aegilops tauschii subsp. strangulata cultivar AL8/78 chromosome 4, Aet v6.0, whole genome shotgun sequence genome encodes the following:
- the LOC109762785 gene encoding glycerophosphodiester phosphodiesterase GDPD4, translated as MRGLLGLGRQPPPLPLFPAGKRASPAATLLLRVRRLLPSSRLFRLLLLLAALSLVPPAFFHFRLRRFNRMRERSCGWIPSPPLVCAHGGDSTNAFPNSMDAFRMALDARVDCVEVDVSRSSDGTLLALHDRDLQRMSGNSTAKVGHWSTHEIKAVTTRFQLSKTVRNQEVPKAEDALELISQSVRQVILDVKVGPPSFEKGLAEDVMSIIRKTNCKNCVIWAKSDDIGRDLIKLSKDVMVGYIVMMDWSTGRRMELVRIEGAKVAGVYYPLIHEKLMKVMHRNDRKVYAWTVDDSDSMKRMLYEQVDAIVTSNPSLLQQLMQEIRTECMEDGFALP; from the exons ATGAGAGGGCTCCTCGGGCTCGGGAggcagccgccgccgctccctcTTTTCCCCGCCGGCAAGAGGGCCTCGCCGGctgccaccctcctcctccgcgtccgccgcctcCTTCCGTCCAGCCGCCTCTTTCgtctgctcctcctcctcgccgccctcTCGCTCGTCCCTCCGGCCTTCTTCCACTTCCGCCTCCGCCGCTTCAACCGC ATGCGCGAGAGGAGTTGCGGGTGGATCCCGAGCCCGCCGCTGGTGTGCGCGCACGGCGGCGACTCCACCAACGCGTTCCCAAACTCG ATGGACGCCTTCAGGATGGCTCTGGATGCCCGTGTAGACTGTGTGGAGGTGGATGTTTCGAGGTCCTCGGATGGCACCCTCTTAGCACTCCATGACAG GGATCTGCAAAGAATGTCTGGTAATTCTACAGCAAAAGTTGGCCACTGGAGCACTCATGAG ATAAAAGCGGTGACCACGAGGTTTCAGCTATCGAAAACAGTCCGAAACCAGGAAGTTCCCAAAGCAGAAGATGCTCTAGAG TTGATATCACAGTCTGTAAGGCAAGTAATTCTGGATGTCAAAGTTGGTCCTCCTTCATTTGAGAAAGGTTTGGCGGAAGATGTAATGTCTATT ATCAGGAAAACAAACTGCAAAAATTGTGTTATCTGGGCAAAAAGTGACGACATAGGAAGAGATCTGATCAAGTTGTCTAAAGATGTTATG GTTGGCTATATTGTTATGATGGATTGGTCCACTGGCAGAAGAATGGAGTTAGTGCGGATTGAAGGGGCAAAAGTTGCTGGTGTATACTATCCTTTGATCCACGAGAAGCTCATGAAGGTCATGCACAG AAATGATAGAAAAGTGTATGCATGGACTGTTGACGATAGCGACTCCATGAAGAGGATGCTGTATGAGCAGGTTGATGCAATTGTCACAAGCAACCCTTCACTGCTGCAGCAGCTGATGCAGGAGATCAGAACAGAGTGCATGGAAGATGGTTTTGCCTTGCCGTAG